The following is a genomic window from Pseudomonas lurida.
CAATGAGCGTGAAGGGGCCAAAGACATGCTTTATCCGCATCGCGAAAGATAGGTCGCTACGGTAGAGGAAAGGCCTGACCGCTTTCAATACATGCCAGAGCAGACGATTCCGCGAGAGGGTAAGGACTTCCCACCAGAAGATGGAAGACTTAGGGCAATCGAGCGTCGGACTTTGCCCACAAGCGCTCTAGCGCCACTCTTTTCGAGTTTTTGAAGGGTTGGCTACCAGACATATCCGAGCCAACCCTCCTGCACTTTCCTACATCAGGCGCGTGCCGGGACAGGCAGGGGTGATGCCAGCAAACGGTTATCCAGCAACCCAAGCCCCTCCTGGAACAGCTGGTTACTGCGCTCAGTGTCACCCAGTTGGGCCAGCAAACGCGCCAGCTCGGCGCAGGCTTCAGGATTGCGTTGCACCTGCAGACTGCTTTCCAGGTAATCCCGCGCCTTGCCCCACAGGCTGTTTTGCAAGCACAGGCGTCCCAGCGTCAACAGCAGGCTGGCATCGCCCGGGTGGTCCTTGAGCCAGCCCTCGGCAAACTTCAATTGCCGGGCTGGATCGCTACCACGCAACAGGCCATATAGCCGGATCAGGTGGCTGTCGTAGCTGCGCTTGATCGCGACACGCAACACTTCTTCCGCCTTGGCGTCGGCGCCCAGCTGGCGCAGTTGCTCTGCATAGGCCAGAACCAGTTGTGGCTCCTGGCGCTGGGCGGAAGTCAGTTGCTGCCAGGCCCGCTCAAGGGATTGCAAGCCGGCTTCGCCCTGTTCTTCACGTTGGGCTGCAAGGCTCAGGTTCTCACCCCAGGCACGGCGCTCAAGCTCGGCCAACTCGCTGGCAGGCAGCACTTTGTCTTTGCGCAGTTCCGGCAGCAGGCGGATCACCGATGACCAATCGCCTCGCTGCTGATGCAGGCGCTGCAATTGACGCAGGACCTGCGCGTTATGAGGATGACGCTCATGCATCGCCTGCAAGGTGATCAGTGCGCCCTCGCTGTCGCCGCGGTCCAGCTGCAGTTGCGCATGGCTCAAGGCAACCGCCAGCTCGGCCTGGGGCTGGCGCTCCAGGGCGCGTTCCAGCAAGCCGTCGGACTCTTCGTAACGTCCCTGCTCATTCGCTGCACGGGCCGCGCCGAGGTAGTACAGCAATGGATGGCGCTCGGCTTCGGCAGCACGGTGCAGGTGGCGCTCAGCGCTGGCCCAGCGGCCTTCGGCGAGGTCCATCTGGCCTTGCTCGATGGCGATCTGCACGCGGCGGCTGCGGTTACGCCGCGACCACGGGTTGACCACGCCACCGGAAGTGGTGACCAGGCTCAACAGCACCCGGATCAGGTAGATCGCCAAACCGAGGACAAACACCGCCACCACAGTCGCCCACAGGCTCGACTCGTAATGCAGTACATGCGGGTAGGTAATCAGCACGTAGCCGGTGTGTTTCGAAATGCCCACAGCCAGTGCCAGCGCGATTGCAATTGCCAGCACCAGGATCACATAGAAACGCTTCATCGGCTCTACTCCTGCTTCGCCGGCGTCGCCGCCGCCTTGGCTTCGTCGGCAGACAGATGACGACGCTCAAGGTACGCCTGCACCGCAGCCAGGCTCGCCGCCAGGTCCGGCGTCTTCACCGAAACCGCCTTGGGCTCAAGCTCGGCGATACGCGCCAGCATCGCCTTGCTCTGCGGATTGTCCTGGTTGAAGTTGTCCTGCAACACGCTGCGGGCCTCGCCCAGGGAGCGGCTGTAGACGGCCGACTCGCCGTTGAGCGCCGCCCATTGTGCTTGCTCCAGGGCCAGGCTAAGGGCCAGGCGTACCTGGTTCAGACCCTGGCCGGCGAGCAGCGGACGGATGTTGTCATCGGGGTTGAAGTCGATGCGAAAGTAACGGGAAATCTGCTCCCACCACTGTTTCCAGCGGCTGTCCGTATCAGTGTTCGGGCGCCCCTCGGAAGCAGGTTCCGTCAGCTGATACTCAGGGGCAATGGCCGCCAACTGCACGACCTGGTCACGCAAGGCCGCCAATTGCAGATACAGCCCGGTGCGGTCCGGCTGCTCGGTGCTGCGCAGCGCGGCAAGGCTCTTGGCCAATTGCTCGCGGGCGGCATAGGCACCTGGATCGCTTTGCTCACGAAGAATTTCGTCGGCCCCCTGGACCAGCGCCTGGGCGCTGTTGATATCCTGCAGGGCAGACAAGCGCAGGCTCGCCAAGCGAATCAAATGTTCGGCCTCGGCCAGGCGCCAATCCTTGCGGCTGGCCCCCAGTACGGTTTCCAGGCGCTGGCTCAGCTGTTGCTGGTCACCTTGCAACTGGGCCACCAAGCGACGGCGCTCCTCCAGCTCATCCGCACCCGGCAATTGCGCCAGGCGCGCGGCCAGCTGTTGCTGGCTTTGCTTGAGGCACTGGGACTGGTCATCGAGGGTCTGCACCTGGCCCAACTGCTGTTGGCTGCTGGCTTGCAGGGCGCGGACCTGCCAGATCCCCCAGCCGCCGGCGGCAACACCCGCGGCGCCGAGCAGCAGGGCGACGATTGCCAGGCCATTGCCACGGCGCGGCGCGATGACCGGTGACTCAACCGGCGCCTCAAGTGCGGGTTGGGTTTCATCTTTAGGCAAGGCTGTTTCGCTCACGTATCCGTCCTTTGCGTTTCAGAGAGTGGGAACGGTATAGCTCCGTATCGCCACTAACAAAGCCGCGGCACTCGCACCGCGACAATCCACAACTTTTTCTGCGCCAGCGGCCCGCGCCATTTCCTGGACTCGCGGGCTCGGCACGAACAACGGCAGCTGAGCCACCTGTGGCCAATCGGCTCCGGCCAGGGCCTGCAGGTGTAAAAAACCCTGCCCACTGCTGACCACCAGGCCGTTCAAGCGTTCCAACTGGATGCGTTGCATCAATATCCCGGCGTCGTAGTCCGGCAGGAAACGGCGATACAACTCCAGATAGTCGACACTAGCACCTTGCTCACGCAAGCGCTCCGCCAGCAGTTCGCGACCGCCCTCGCCGCGCAGGATCAATACCTGGGCATTGGGGCGAGCGATAGCCTCGCGCAACG
Proteins encoded in this region:
- a CDS encoding uroporphyrinogen-III synthase, encoding MTEWRLLLTRPAEESMALAATLSDAGIFSSSLPLLDIEPLPVTPEQQAVFHDLGRYCAVIVVSKPAARLAVRQLERAVKPLPWFSVGAATAQVLADHGLDVHYPSTGDDSEALLQLPALREAIARPNAQVLILRGEGGRELLAERLREQGASVDYLELYRRFLPDYDAGILMQRIQLERLNGLVVSSGQGFLHLQALAGADWPQVAQLPLFVPSPRVQEMARAAGAEKVVDCRGASAAALLVAIRSYTVPTL
- a CDS encoding uroporphyrinogen-III C-methyltransferase, producing MSETALPKDETQPALEAPVESPVIAPRRGNGLAIVALLLGAAGVAAGGWGIWQVRALQASSQQQLGQVQTLDDQSQCLKQSQQQLAARLAQLPGADELEERRRLVAQLQGDQQQLSQRLETVLGASRKDWRLAEAEHLIRLASLRLSALQDINSAQALVQGADEILREQSDPGAYAAREQLAKSLAALRSTEQPDRTGLYLQLAALRDQVVQLAAIAPEYQLTEPASEGRPNTDTDSRWKQWWEQISRYFRIDFNPDDNIRPLLAGQGLNQVRLALSLALEQAQWAALNGESAVYSRSLGEARSVLQDNFNQDNPQSKAMLARIAELEPKAVSVKTPDLAASLAAVQAYLERRHLSADEAKAAATPAKQE
- a CDS encoding heme biosynthesis protein HemY: MKRFYVILVLAIAIALALAVGISKHTGYVLITYPHVLHYESSLWATVVAVFVLGLAIYLIRVLLSLVTTSGGVVNPWSRRNRSRRVQIAIEQGQMDLAEGRWASAERHLHRAAEAERHPLLYYLGAARAANEQGRYEESDGLLERALERQPQAELAVALSHAQLQLDRGDSEGALITLQAMHERHPHNAQVLRQLQRLHQQRGDWSSVIRLLPELRKDKVLPASELAELERRAWGENLSLAAQREEQGEAGLQSLERAWQQLTSAQRQEPQLVLAYAEQLRQLGADAKAEEVLRVAIKRSYDSHLIRLYGLLRGSDPARQLKFAEGWLKDHPGDASLLLTLGRLCLQNSLWGKARDYLESSLQVQRNPEACAELARLLAQLGDTERSNQLFQEGLGLLDNRLLASPLPVPARA